A region of Paenibacillus sp. 37 DNA encodes the following proteins:
- a CDS encoding SDR family NAD(P)-dependent oxidoreductase, translating into MRKGLMGSIKLDDLLESGAESVDIESVSTKDIAIIGMSGRFPGAEELEAYWSNLVNGVDSISDFPAERQFFTDYYMKTRGESVTYTKAGFLNHIDRFDYRFFNLSPREASLMDPNQRLFLETAWHAIENSGYGGGKLKGSNTGVYVGFRNDEVYDYKRLITDLEPQADPSAVPGNLASILASRISYLLDLKGPSLCLDTACSSSLVAIHLASQAIRNGDCDLAVAGGVKIRLFPLDEGNKLGVEAPDGKVKAFDADSDGTVWGEGAAAIILKPLNKALRDRDHIYAVIKGSAVNQDGTSVGITAPNTASQTDLLVKAWKNAGINPETLNYIETHGTGTDMGDPIEFEAIRRAFQKFTNKKQFCAIGSVKTNVGHLDCVAGMASLFKVIMGMREGMMPPTLHFQRQNSKINFEDSPVYLNTRPRIWHAEGAPRRCGVSAFGLSGTNSHIVVEEPPHYHRAGTATIPDMQILTISAKSAASLTKLVHAYQALLVSNPELSLADLSFSANTGRGHYTQRLAITYSDRKDLERKLKLVSAANGGPDLEINGVHTGTHRIITAGAGESTRSTGEITEQEVRLLGQKAQAWLAEPHVHPRQVLLEAICDLYVQGADVSWEDLYREKSVRRIPLPSYQFEPNICWLDWKADMDQRQTDDMTRSMYRTRWIADSLEPSIPDEEQQPIDDGITLILRKDKDLEGERLETTLRNLGRKLVSVTFDGDVAVMEGLSGLVQLSSEDVYDHLLGALPFNDITRVIHLLSSTPRMQVHNLADLSQAEIEGPLSLFRLVKSLVQRAVSGPVGISIATTTAYQVTGDEVELYPEHAALIGWANVIGKEYPHIRCQCIDRDEHSSLESIPELVGGIGISNENFAYRNGIRYVEQLDEWDTETQKNRDWQLVENGVYIITGGAGGIGSEIGRWMAGQAKVRIILLGRTELPNREQWPLLRKNGKDQTAVQQIIREIDAMESLGAMVTYFSVDVSDEMRLTHTLDGIRKTFGSIRGIVHCAGTGSDLSTDQKSEDDVKRTLAPKIRGTWLLDQLTRQDQPDFMLLCSSVATTFSTLTMGDYVAANAYLDTFAAQRTKQGLHTLAINWVTWRERGMAARSGFTADTIFKAILPEQAIHTLADVVTQKVDRVIIGELNINGGGIPLLERSGIRVAPYLLERLKRLKSTTRSIADMASTRSISQHGTGQVILTGKEKEDYTEAERRVADVCRQVLGFEEINIHENFFELGADSLLLKTMHARLELLDPGSLMITDLFEHATVYKLARFLVDKRQGSDNMTHHATIKGTEQDIAIIGISVKLPNANTTDEFWDNIRNGLDCRTTLSAERKDAIDRYIRYKQFPEGSVALVEGSYIDEIDKFDSTFFRLSPKEASLMDPHQRLFLQACWEAVEDAGCVEDISGSHTGVFVGYSPNIRDMYSRLIYETNPTLLSSAMVGNTAAVTSGRVSYMLDLKGPSMVVDTACSSSLVAVDAACQSIRSGKCEMAIAGGIKIHTMPIHHTNTRMGIGMESMDGITRAFDEESEGTGFGEGIGVIMLKPLEKAKQDGDQIYAVIKGSASNQDGSSAGMTAPNPAAQEDVIRKAWDDAGIDPATIGYVEAHGTGTPLGDPIEVNSLTNAFRMFTDKRNFCAIGSVKANMGHLLEAAGIVGLIKTALALKNKELPATIHFNRPNENIPFYDSAIYVNTVTRKWEVEGHPRRAGVSAFGMSGTNAHIVLEEPPTDYIHKELSDHVPHVGPQFFMLSAKSRESLQQLVTRYVAYGPQLLQMDLQDICYTVQAGRSHYPHRLIFAVNTTMELVSRLNELNRLYFWESELGEAGKVFYRYGEHRLVSGTDGIRRPDDLTLVQKENLNAEIQEVALAWKNGLYRDESMQVKISELYSAGADLPPLLWNDGQAPRKVRLPVYAFERKTHWLDIPDVAPVKVERMEQPFHVIRWVNTPSIDGTSWMSSESGDVLLFTGKTALSASIYERLLAAGRKVVRVEIGLQKDSTPGDGWYGIDSNKQAYEDLLTDLQSEYQFTHIIHMSTTEQTVFPESIEQLEVTQQRGARSLMYLTQALAHVGYERGLSLTLVSDYVNEVTGNERVLQPQQAPFMGMGRVVGQELMGISCKFLDVDDVVSAEDVLQEIGRKSDLYLVAYREGTRYEEQFETLDDTMVIGHSPAIQNDGVYVITGGTKGIGLEVAQYLADKGAGHVALLARSPFPPRDQWTEWLDQNRDREVCETINRVMDLEKKGTSCSFYQVDIGHLDRLREVFDELRHTCGPIRGVVHSAGVPGEGMLMRKTEEQFSAVTGPKVQGTWALDQVTLEDNLDFFLLFSTISSVFAAPGQGDYAAANAYLDAFAAYRSKLGKRTLTMNWNTWRDTGMGVRYGINVDGVFSAIPTEQGIAWLDRAMGMTLNRVIVGEINRESKLLGMMSSVAVRLSDDLRSLATDEKTVFTETQNQTGYAEVTLDGRTGEGAYSDAEDLIAKIFGSVLGFSEINIYDSFFELGGDSIMLGQMHELLDRHFPNKIKLVDLFEYTTVDKLSNYIAGNEQHILQAAPITSASEEQDGDWNDSLSHMLDKLQDGEVSVEDILHRLDEIRPGE; encoded by the coding sequence ATGAGAAAAGGATTAATGGGAAGTATTAAACTGGATGATCTCCTGGAATCCGGGGCAGAATCGGTCGATATCGAAAGTGTTTCGACTAAGGACATTGCCATTATTGGAATGTCCGGCAGATTCCCGGGTGCAGAGGAACTCGAGGCATATTGGAGCAATCTGGTTAACGGTGTGGACAGTATCAGCGATTTTCCCGCAGAACGACAATTTTTCACAGATTATTATATGAAGACACGGGGAGAGTCGGTCACGTATACCAAAGCAGGTTTTTTGAATCATATTGACCGATTCGATTATCGTTTCTTCAACCTGTCTCCCCGTGAAGCTTCTCTCATGGACCCCAATCAGCGGTTGTTTCTTGAAACGGCCTGGCACGCCATTGAGAATTCAGGATATGGGGGCGGTAAACTTAAAGGAAGCAACACAGGTGTGTACGTTGGGTTTCGTAACGATGAAGTATATGACTACAAAAGATTAATCACTGACTTGGAGCCGCAGGCAGATCCCAGTGCAGTTCCAGGTAATCTGGCCTCCATTCTGGCTAGCCGGATTTCTTACTTGCTGGATCTGAAGGGGCCGAGCCTGTGTCTCGATACAGCATGCTCATCTTCTCTCGTAGCCATCCATCTCGCGTCCCAGGCCATTCGAAACGGAGATTGTGATCTGGCTGTCGCTGGTGGCGTAAAGATACGTTTGTTTCCCCTGGATGAAGGGAACAAGCTTGGTGTGGAAGCGCCGGATGGCAAAGTGAAGGCGTTCGATGCAGATTCGGATGGGACGGTGTGGGGTGAAGGCGCTGCCGCTATTATCCTCAAACCTTTGAACAAAGCACTCAGGGATCGAGACCATATTTACGCAGTCATCAAAGGAAGTGCTGTGAATCAGGATGGAACTTCCGTAGGCATCACAGCGCCGAATACCGCTTCACAGACAGATTTGCTGGTGAAAGCATGGAAAAATGCGGGGATTAACCCGGAGACGCTAAATTATATTGAAACACATGGTACAGGGACAGATATGGGAGATCCCATAGAGTTTGAGGCCATTCGCAGAGCGTTCCAAAAGTTTACAAACAAGAAACAATTCTGTGCTATCGGTTCAGTGAAGACAAATGTGGGCCACTTGGATTGTGTAGCTGGTATGGCTTCGCTTTTCAAGGTCATTATGGGAATGCGTGAAGGCATGATGCCACCCACACTTCATTTTCAGCGTCAAAACTCAAAAATCAACTTTGAAGATTCTCCGGTCTATCTCAACACTCGCCCTAGAATATGGCATGCCGAAGGAGCTCCACGCAGATGTGGTGTCAGCGCGTTTGGTCTAAGTGGAACCAATAGTCACATTGTAGTTGAAGAGCCGCCACATTATCACAGGGCAGGTACCGCAACGATCCCGGATATGCAAATTTTAACGATCTCTGCCAAAAGTGCTGCCAGCTTAACAAAGCTGGTGCATGCCTATCAGGCCTTGCTCGTTTCAAATCCTGAACTTTCGCTGGCAGATCTATCATTCTCGGCTAATACCGGAAGAGGGCACTACACTCAAAGGCTTGCGATCACTTACAGTGATCGCAAGGATTTGGAAAGAAAATTGAAGTTGGTATCAGCCGCAAATGGTGGTCCTGATCTCGAGATAAACGGAGTACACACAGGCACACATCGGATTATAACAGCCGGTGCAGGGGAGTCCACGCGGAGTACAGGGGAAATCACGGAGCAGGAGGTCAGACTACTTGGACAGAAGGCCCAAGCATGGCTTGCTGAACCTCATGTTCATCCGAGACAAGTGCTGTTGGAGGCCATTTGTGATTTGTATGTTCAGGGAGCCGATGTGAGTTGGGAAGATCTGTACAGAGAAAAGTCTGTGCGCAGAATTCCACTTCCTTCATACCAGTTTGAACCGAACATATGCTGGCTGGACTGGAAAGCGGACATGGATCAACGCCAGACAGATGACATGACTCGGAGTATGTATAGAACACGCTGGATCGCGGATTCTTTGGAACCATCCATACCCGATGAGGAGCAGCAGCCAATTGATGATGGGATAACCCTGATATTGCGAAAAGATAAAGACCTTGAAGGCGAAAGGCTTGAAACCACCTTGCGTAATCTGGGAAGAAAGCTGGTATCCGTGACATTTGACGGAGATGTTGCCGTTATGGAAGGACTCTCAGGTCTAGTACAACTTTCTTCAGAAGATGTTTATGATCATCTGCTTGGTGCATTGCCTTTCAATGATATAACCCGTGTTATTCATCTACTGAGTTCAACGCCCAGAATGCAGGTGCATAATCTGGCGGATCTTTCTCAGGCGGAAATAGAGGGTCCTCTGAGTCTGTTCAGACTGGTCAAATCTCTGGTGCAGAGAGCAGTGTCTGGCCCTGTAGGCATATCAATTGCTACGACAACTGCTTATCAAGTGACGGGGGACGAGGTGGAACTGTATCCTGAGCACGCTGCCTTGATCGGCTGGGCTAACGTTATAGGAAAGGAATATCCGCATATCCGTTGTCAGTGCATTGACAGAGATGAACATAGTTCACTTGAATCTATTCCGGAGTTGGTTGGTGGCATAGGCATCTCCAACGAGAATTTTGCCTATCGGAATGGGATTCGTTATGTTGAACAGCTGGATGAATGGGACACAGAGACTCAGAAAAATAGGGACTGGCAACTGGTTGAGAATGGAGTATACATCATAACGGGTGGAGCAGGGGGGATAGGTTCAGAGATTGGGAGATGGATGGCTGGTCAGGCAAAGGTACGAATTATCCTACTGGGACGGACAGAATTACCTAACAGAGAGCAATGGCCGCTGCTTCGTAAGAATGGGAAAGACCAGACGGCTGTTCAGCAGATTATTCGTGAAATAGATGCCATGGAAAGTCTCGGAGCAATGGTAACTTATTTTAGCGTAGATGTGTCCGATGAAATGCGTCTTACCCATACGTTGGATGGTATCAGAAAAACGTTTGGTTCTATACGTGGAATTGTGCATTGCGCAGGAACGGGAAGTGATCTGTCTACCGATCAGAAGAGTGAAGATGACGTCAAGCGCACGTTGGCTCCCAAGATCAGGGGGACATGGCTGCTTGATCAACTTACCCGACAAGATCAGCCTGATTTTATGCTGTTATGTTCTTCTGTCGCTACAACATTCAGCACGTTGACGATGGGAGATTACGTTGCAGCCAATGCCTACCTGGATACGTTCGCCGCACAACGAACCAAGCAGGGACTTCACACACTCGCCATTAACTGGGTGACCTGGAGGGAGCGGGGAATGGCAGCACGTTCGGGTTTTACGGCGGATACTATATTTAAGGCCATTTTGCCTGAACAGGCGATCCATACTCTCGCAGACGTTGTTACTCAAAAAGTAGACCGCGTTATTATCGGGGAATTAAACATAAATGGTGGGGGCATTCCTTTACTCGAACGTTCAGGGATTCGGGTTGCTCCATATTTGCTCGAACGATTGAAGAGATTGAAGTCTACGACCAGATCTATAGCAGATATGGCTTCTACCCGATCAATTTCACAACATGGCACGGGTCAGGTGATCCTCACAGGAAAAGAAAAAGAGGATTACACCGAAGCAGAACGACGTGTCGCTGATGTTTGCAGACAGGTATTGGGTTTCGAGGAAATTAACATCCATGAAAATTTCTTTGAACTGGGAGCCGATTCCCTCTTGTTAAAAACGATGCATGCCAGATTGGAACTGCTTGATCCAGGTTCACTTATGATTACGGATTTGTTTGAACACGCAACAGTTTATAAGCTGGCCCGTTTTCTGGTAGATAAACGCCAGGGAAGCGACAACATGACACATCATGCAACGATCAAAGGAACGGAACAGGACATAGCCATTATTGGCATTTCCGTCAAACTGCCTAACGCCAACACCACAGATGAGTTCTGGGACAATATTCGCAACGGGTTGGATTGCAGGACCACATTGTCTGCAGAACGAAAGGATGCCATTGATCGCTATATTCGATATAAACAGTTTCCTGAGGGCAGCGTGGCTCTTGTGGAAGGGTCGTATATTGATGAGATTGATAAGTTTGATAGTACCTTTTTCCGTTTGTCTCCCAAGGAAGCAAGCCTGATGGACCCACATCAGCGTCTCTTCCTGCAGGCATGCTGGGAAGCAGTTGAAGATGCCGGTTGTGTAGAAGACATTAGTGGAAGTCATACCGGGGTGTTTGTTGGATACTCGCCGAATATTCGCGATATGTATTCACGACTCATTTATGAAACCAATCCGACTCTTCTATCCAGCGCTATGGTGGGCAACACAGCAGCAGTTACCTCTGGAAGAGTATCTTATATGCTGGACTTGAAAGGGCCATCGATGGTCGTAGATACAGCCTGTTCATCATCCCTCGTTGCTGTAGATGCCGCTTGTCAATCGATTCGTAGCGGCAAATGTGAAATGGCCATAGCAGGTGGGATTAAAATCCATACCATGCCGATTCATCACACGAATACACGCATGGGAATAGGCATGGAATCCATGGATGGAATCACGCGTGCATTTGATGAGGAATCGGAAGGGACGGGATTTGGCGAAGGCATTGGTGTAATCATGCTAAAACCACTCGAAAAAGCTAAACAGGATGGCGACCAAATCTATGCAGTCATTAAGGGATCAGCATCCAATCAGGATGGCAGTTCTGCCGGGATGACAGCACCAAATCCGGCGGCTCAGGAAGACGTGATTCGCAAAGCATGGGATGATGCCGGCATTGATCCTGCGACTATTGGTTATGTGGAAGCCCACGGGACGGGTACACCTTTAGGGGACCCGATTGAAGTAAACAGTTTGACAAATGCATTCCGTATGTTCACCGACAAACGAAATTTCTGTGCGATTGGATCTGTCAAAGCCAATATGGGTCATCTGCTTGAAGCAGCGGGAATCGTCGGGTTGATCAAAACTGCGTTGGCACTTAAAAACAAGGAATTGCCTGCAACGATTCACTTTAATCGACCCAATGAAAATATCCCGTTTTACGATTCTGCCATATACGTCAACACCGTTACTCGTAAGTGGGAGGTTGAAGGCCATCCGCGGCGAGCTGGCGTCAGTGCGTTTGGGATGAGCGGAACCAATGCCCATATTGTGCTGGAAGAGCCACCGACAGACTATATCCATAAAGAACTGTCTGACCATGTTCCTCACGTTGGGCCACAGTTTTTCATGCTTTCGGCCAAATCACGTGAGAGCTTGCAGCAACTTGTTACAAGGTACGTTGCATATGGTCCGCAATTATTACAAATGGATCTGCAGGATATCTGTTACACGGTCCAAGCTGGGCGCAGTCATTATCCGCATCGATTAATTTTTGCAGTGAATACGACAATGGAGCTTGTTTCCCGTTTGAATGAATTGAACCGGCTCTACTTTTGGGAGTCTGAACTGGGCGAAGCAGGCAAGGTTTTCTATCGTTATGGAGAACACCGATTGGTATCAGGTACGGATGGGATTAGACGTCCGGATGATCTTACTCTGGTTCAGAAGGAAAATTTGAACGCCGAAATTCAAGAAGTCGCATTAGCGTGGAAGAACGGCCTCTACAGGGACGAATCCATGCAGGTCAAAATTAGTGAGTTGTATTCGGCGGGCGCAGATTTGCCGCCATTATTATGGAATGACGGACAGGCACCTCGTAAAGTGCGGCTCCCGGTGTATGCTTTCGAGCGTAAGACACACTGGCTGGACATACCCGACGTCGCCCCGGTAAAAGTGGAACGTATGGAACAACCATTTCATGTTATTCGTTGGGTTAACACGCCATCCATCGATGGGACATCATGGATGTCCTCCGAATCTGGAGATGTATTATTGTTCACAGGAAAAACTGCTCTTTCGGCATCGATCTATGAGAGATTACTAGCTGCGGGTCGGAAGGTTGTAAGAGTAGAGATTGGACTTCAAAAGGATTCTACTCCAGGCGATGGATGGTATGGCATTGATTCAAATAAACAGGCGTATGAGGACTTGTTAACCGATCTTCAATCTGAGTATCAATTCACACATATTATCCATATGTCAACGACTGAACAAACAGTATTTCCTGAGAGTATCGAACAATTAGAGGTGACCCAGCAGCGTGGGGCTCGCAGCCTGATGTATCTTACACAGGCGCTGGCACATGTGGGTTATGAACGCGGACTGAGCCTTACGCTGGTATCTGATTATGTGAACGAAGTGACAGGCAATGAACGTGTCCTTCAGCCACAACAAGCTCCTTTTATGGGAATGGGACGAGTTGTAGGTCAGGAATTGATGGGCATATCCTGCAAGTTTCTGGACGTGGATGATGTTGTCTCTGCTGAAGATGTGTTACAAGAGATTGGCCGAAAGTCTGATTTATATCTTGTTGCTTATCGGGAAGGTACTCGTTATGAGGAGCAGTTCGAGACTTTGGACGATACGATGGTGATCGGCCATTCGCCAGCAATTCAAAATGACGGTGTATACGTGATTACTGGCGGCACGAAAGGCATTGGTTTGGAAGTCGCCCAGTACTTGGCTGACAAGGGAGCAGGACATGTTGCTTTGCTTGCCCGTTCACCTTTTCCGCCGCGTGACCAGTGGACTGAATGGCTTGATCAGAACAGAGACAGGGAAGTGTGCGAGACGATAAATCGGGTGATGGATCTGGAGAAGAAAGGAACGTCATGTTCATTTTATCAAGTGGATATCGGGCATCTGGATAGGCTACGTGAGGTATTTGATGAACTTCGACATACTTGCGGTCCCATTCGTGGCGTAGTCCACAGTGCTGGTGTACCTGGTGAAGGCATGCTGATGCGCAAGACGGAGGAACAGTTCTCAGCGGTGACAGGTCCCAAAGTCCAAGGAACATGGGCGCTTGATCAGGTCACGCTTGAGGATAATCTTGACTTCTTCCTGCTCTTCTCCACGATCTCTTCGGTGTTTGCTGCTCCGGGCCAAGGGGACTATGCTGCTGCCAATGCATACCTGGATGCATTTGCTGCATATCGAAGCAAGCTTGGGAAACGAACCCTAACTATGAATTGGAACACATGGCGAGATACGGGGATGGGCGTTCGTTACGGTATCAATGTGGATGGCGTATTCTCCGCAATTCCTACGGAGCAGGGCATTGCATGGCTGGATCGTGCGATGGGAATGACCTTGAATCGGGTAATCGTCGGCGAGATCAATCGTGAAAGCAAATTGCTTGGCATGATGTCAAGTGTTGCTGTGAGATTATCTGATGACCTGAGATCCCTCGCTACTGATGAGAAGACTGTTTTTACTGAAACTCAGAACCAGACCGGTTATGCAGAAGTTACTCTGGATGGCAGGACAGGAGAAGGAGCATATAGCGATGCTGAGGATCTGATTGCCAAAATCTTCGGTTCGGTACTAGGGTTCAGTGAAATCAATATTTATGACAGTTTCTTCGAATTAGGGGGAGATTCGATCATGTTGGGCCAGATGCATGAGTTATTGGATCGGCATTTCCCCAATAAGATCAAACTGGTAGATCTGTTCGAATATACAACT